The following are encoded in a window of Pecten maximus chromosome 17, xPecMax1.1, whole genome shotgun sequence genomic DNA:
- the LOC117315955 gene encoding BTB/POZ domain-containing protein 6-like: protein MEMAVAHVQEYSWQCDKSLVECLDHLFTSSVSYDVTFLVGDGRTRISAHKTILISRSPVFYAMLDGQITEKDEITITDIQHDVFTMFMRYLYTDEIHLTVAVATPVLSAARKYMVDRLVKKCESFIKSSLTTENVCSVLEQIHLYTEESLKDDCLGVIARSAEKVFKSSSFVELCDACVKSITESDDLAVEESAVYEAVIRWSEAECGRQGLEVTDINRRAVLGDILYTVRFPIIDAGYLSRHILLRDVLTPEQLLSILRYQQDCKAYPCTEFCVKRRMPLKTEIDPYDEVVHVVDSKTSRRNIKLARKQSRLRGSRGYLLDQLE, encoded by the exons ATGGAAATGGCAGTTGCGCATGTCCAAGAATACAGCTGGCAGTGTGATAAATCACTAGTTGAGTGTCTGGATCATCTCTTCACGTCCAGTGTATCATATGACGTCACGTTTCTTGTTGGTGATGGCAGAACTAGGATTTCCGCACACAAAACTATTCTGATAAGCAGAAGTCCAGTATTTTACGCAATGTTGGATGGTCAGATCACCGAAAAGGACGAAATAACCATTACAGACATCCAGCATGAtgtttttacaatgtttatgaG ATATCTGTATACAGACGAAATTCACCTAACAGTTGCCGTAGCAACGCCCGTGTTATCTGCTGCCAGGAAATATATGGTGGACCGTCTGGTGAAAAAGTGTGAATCATTCATCAAGAGTTCTCTTACCACTGAAAATGTATGCTCCGTGCTGGAACAAATCCATCTGTATACCGAGGAAAGCTTAAAAGATGACTGTCTAGGTGTGATCGCGCGATCGGCAGAAAAAGTTTTTAAATCATCAAGTTTTGTTGAGCTGTGTGACGCATGCGTGAAGAGCATCACAGAATCTGACGACCTGGCGGTGGAGGAGAGCGCGGTGTACGAGGCGGTGATTCGGTGGTCGGAAGCGGAGTGTGGGCGTCAGGGTCTGGAGGTGACTGATATTAACAGACGGGCGGTACTGGGGGACATCCTTTATACTGTCAGGTTCCCCATCATTGACGCAGGCTACTTGTCACGACATATCCTGTTAAGAGATGTTTTGACGCCAGAACAACTGCTCAGCATCCTGAGATATCAGCAGGACTGCAAAGCATATCCATGTACAGAGTTTTGTGTTAAGAGACGAATGCCACTAAAAACTGAAATTGATCCTTATGACGAAGTTGTACATGTGGTGGACTCAAAAACTTCCAGGCGCAATATAAAACTAGCTCGAAAGCAAAGTCGGTTACGGGGGTCACGTGGCTATTTACTAGACCAACTGGAGTGA